The genomic DNA GCTAAGCTAGGCTAATCACCCATCGCTGTCAGTCTCACAGAACAAAAGGATcaaactttctttgtttttgttcatttaacAAGTCACAGGGAGGCCGACCGCTCGTTAGCAGCGGCAGGATTCCCTTGTTAATACTAATtgaattcattagtgcagccaGTTAACTGGGCCAAGTGGCTGCAGGAAGCAATAGATGGTCGAGAGACACCAGCAGTCACTGGAGACTTTCAGGCTGGTGGGGTTGTTAATTATTGATCAGTCAGCAACTTCCTGAAAACAGTTACCTTcatcaccacctcctcctctctaGGAAGAAAAAAGCTTTCATGAACAACAAAGACGATTCAGTCTCACTCTGATTTCTGAAGGACTGAACGGATtcttcacatcatcatcatcatctcctccACAAATCTCATCAAACATTTACGGCAAAAACAATCCAAACCCTTCTTATGTGAGTGCAGTGGCGCCCCCTTCAGGACACACTCTACCATCACTCTTTGTTCCCCTGTCTGCAGGGCTCACAGCGGCAGCAGCGATGGCCGAGGTTCTGAGGCTCCAGAAGATGCGGATGATGATGCGTTTCCATGGCAGCAGTGTTCAGCAGCGACATCACATCAGAGCCGAGTCGGAGAACGAGGACACGGGTTCGATTCCATCAGTTTGTTCCAATCTGAACCTAGAGCAAATCAAAGGGCAGCACCAAAGTCTAAACCTTTGTTCCCTCAGCAGGAGGCAGCGAAGCATCCTGGGAAAAGGAGCAGCAGCTCCTCTCTCCTCCCCCCTCAGTTGTAGCGCCTTCTGCTGGTTCGACATCCCTACACTTCAAAACTTTGCAGCAGCAGAGCTCGCTGTTAGCCAACCGTGAGTCACCGCTCTCTTCTCATTGGACGCCTGGTCATTGTTAGCTTAGCGTCACAGCACATAACTATCTGTATCCGCCCTCCTCAGGCCTGTCAGACCTTCCTTTTATGGTTATGCCACATCCCATCCTCCCTGTGGGCTTGCCTCCTGCCAATGTTGCTATGACGATGAATCAGATGAGTCAGCTCAGTGATTTAGCAAACATGGCCGTTGTGTCACAGGTCCACACAGAAGAGAGCAAGGTAACGGCTAGCAGCAGCAAAACTACCAGAGCTAATGCCAAAAGAGCCAATGCTAAAGGGGCTAATGCTAGCAGTGTTAATATTACCAGCACTAATGCTAACCGTGTGTTCAGGAGTCTCCTTTAGGTAGCCCCTCCCCCACTCCCAGCGATGATGAGCTCCACCCACAGGCACCGACCAGCCAATCGCCTTCTAGGGCAtcttcatcatcgtcatcatcaccCCTTCCTCCAGCACACACACCAGATCTGGGTAACCACTCACAGTATCTAAAATATGACAGCTTTGCTCTTTGTCCCCTAAAAGTCCCCGAAATGTGATTGTAACAGTATGTCCCCACAATACTTCTAAACGagaacacatgcacacagtcactgatctgcatgttttcatgtgttcaCTCTACAGATGGGGAGCCAGGAAGCATTAAACAGGCTTTGAAAGAAaaaggtgtgtgtatgtgtgtgtgtgtgtgtgtgtgtgtgtgtgtgtgtacatgaacGGTAACGGGTCCTGAGATGTTTGAATACAGACTCCAGCCCGTCTGATATTTACGCCTCTGAGTCTGTGGCCCTGGTTCAGCTTCATCCTCGGCTCATCCGTCAGACTCAGTTTAAAGGAAGAGTGCATGTGTAACTCAGAGCAGGATAACATGCAGATAATGGAAATGACCTTAGCTTCAGCTTGTAGATCATTACATCATTAGCCATCATTTTTTTTAGTATGAAAACATCAAAGTCAGCAGAAGCTGTGATTCGCCCTCTGCTGCTGGTATCAGCAGTGACCTGAGCTAATCTAAGACACGCCAGTGTAGCGACAGTGATGGTTCTCCTGTGGAGATCATGTAAGACAGCAGTGAGAACAGATGATGACGTAGAACATTAAAGTACAATAAAGTccagatgtttttatttttgtttaagcTTTTTTTCTCCTACCTGCAGAGGACAGCCTGCTGTCCCTCCCCCTCATCAAACCAACCTATGACAAGCTGGCACTCACCTCCCAGTCACTGtcaatcaaacacacaaaccccaCCTTTGCTCCGTTCCTATTCGCTGAGGGTCTGTCATCAATGGAGACGCTGCTGACCAACGTACAGGTGACAGACAGAGATGATGGAGGTGAAATATTCATGTAGAGACATCAATGCAGCTCATGAGGAGGCAGGAATGTTGGCCATCAAATCAAAAAGCAGAGACTAGAATATTTAAAATTGAGCAAAAAAACATGTGAAATCAATACAAGGTTACATGACGAGGATGTGGGAACTCGGGAATCTGAGACATGTTCATGTGGAGAATTTAAAATACTGTGAGGGAACATCAGAGATGCAGAGATGAAAAGTACCTGTGTGTTTCTCAGGGTCTCCTGAAGGTGGCGGTGGAGAGCGCTCGCTCTCAGGACAAACAGAACCAGCAGGAGAGGAAAGAGTTAAAACTGGagctggagagagagagggacgcCCGACAGACGCTGCAGAGACAGCTGAGCTCCGAGCTGCACACCAGAGGTGAGACGGGCCACACAGGTGAGACAGGTGtaacaggtcagaggtcagacagGTGAGCTCTGAGCTAATGGACTAGAGGTGAGTCAGGTGAGAGCTGTTGACATTACCTGTCCTCTTTGTCTCGTCTTCCTCATTAGTGTCAATCCAGCGGaggctgaagaaggagaagaaggcaAAGAGGAAGCTGCAGGAGGCGCTGGAGTCGAGGAGGAGAGAGCAGGTGGAGCGAGCGCTCAAACACTCGGACGGCCTCACAGGTGAACAGTACTGTGAAATGTGCTGGTCGGCTCTTCTTCACGTGTTGCTGTGTGATTTCTACATTCATGTTTTCGTCATGAAATCATCGTTTATGACTGATGGTCTTTGTAATAATTATAATTCACATGTTTCATCAGTTTACATGAACTTCAGCTCATTTCTACATTATTGACTCTTATCGTATTTACATTAACACGacgtctttatttatttattatttcacctGTTATTTCTGTCGTGGTCTCTGATGCTTAAAtcattgctttgttttcatttatacATTTGTGTGGTAGCTCCATCACAGTACTGCTGTAAAACAGctgctgcatttatttattttctttgttttgagtgTGAGCGATGGTCAATGATAACATCGCTGTCACTCACTTCCTGTCCTTGACTTCCTGTCcttgggggtgtccaaattcatgggctgcatcctcctgaggacgcatttgtagaccgattacatcacagcgacgcgccgaaggctgtccaaattcgtcgactcctccgaatgcagccgacaaatgcgtcctccttttccccgaatttgaaggatgggtcgggtgtgtccttcgtggcccaccatatcccagaattcatagtgtggcccagccaatttcagtttccaacaatggcggccgctacttagttttaatattactcttattaatctttctgggtcacaaaataaacttttaacatattttcaggcgagaatgtagctgtgtaaacttcaaatatctgctcggtttatcaaggtatcgcatatttgcaaaagtgctccgacattttcagagacgtctgttacccaccagctcgatagctgacCGGGGTGAGAACTCCCAGCTCATCATTTTCTAACCCCCCGcggtctttcactactcagATTAAACGTGATATATAAGtcaatgttattgtttggctttttttcagtgttttatttgttcgtgagtaaatcggtttggctgagattaaaattattagattagataaaataaaactttattaatcccccgggtggttttcacacagctgaataaacgtcaaacagaaaactgattaaacagaagtgtgagatggtcgagttTGCTCCTATATATTTTAGTTTAACTCCTATATATTAACTCTATAactcctgttatattttacatagcaaggagcagacggccgagtttattaaactccacccaCACAGCGGTGACACAGATCTGAaagctagaccgtccaatttcacagctgttTACTTCCGACCTTCTTGGTCTTCGGAGGACACGGCCCATGTAGACCGCGAAGGTCGGGTCCTCAGGAGGgtgcagcctatgaatttggacacccctcTTGACTTCCTGTTGGTTTTCAGATGCCGTGACTCCGGAGAGCGAGCTGGAGAACACCCATCAGGAGAACGCTGCAGCTCACGGTAACAAAGCACGTCGCGCCAGCTTCCTCCACACAGACGCCATAATAACTGAGAGTAGTACTGTCTCTgactcacagctcagagacagtACTACACACTCAGTACTGCAGTACATGCAGTACTGAGTGTGTTAGTGACCACAGGTGTATCAGCGGTCCGTCACACTCGTTATTTCTTTATCTTTGAAATATCTGAATGTTGtagtttttctccctctgctgtttAAACTCAGCTGTTGGTGTTTTGGACTCTGTGACAGAAACAAACTGATCAGCAAACAGACGAATGTTTACAAGCTTCAGTGCGTTTAGGTCAGTTAGGGTGAAGCCGTGATCAGACCACTGCAGACGCTGATGTTCGTACCTGCTGCTCTGACCTCACCtgggctgtgtcccaatccagcAACCGCACGCTTCGTAGTGCGCATTTGGAGACCGATTACGCCACAGCAACTAGACGAAGGGTGTCCCAATTCGAAGTCTACTGCAAATGCGGTCGACAAATGCGcatttccccaaatttgaaggCTGGGTCCGGAGTAGACTTCGTGGCTCCACATATCCCAGGATTcctagcgcggcggtgggtgtggataagggagcggccgaagagtaaacttttaaaagtaagtcctgaatatgatgtcacttatttatgtgcaaatgttgaataatgaagaacattaaaacattactgttggccacatgtcaggaaagttatgtgacattagtgatgtttgtactaacttggttttaaagcctctactttaaaatatatgtgCCATCCAATAGTTGacgattttatggataattaaagtcagtcatatatccacaaacacaacaagctgaaagtcagtgatgctgctcggtttgcagtcctgaatatgacggcacaagcaggattcactgcactgttaatgttagctatgttatattgctgcctctgttcggtggtgtcgagccaaacggactttaacgtgtgtttgaacgagctgacggttcactcgttaagctgaaagaaagatgctttaatcacaggagtcacacatgtgtccactggaccatctgggaactcttcttgtttagcactcgtaataacacaaacactaaatcctccttctcttgtgctgttttgtagcagtgtgtacacctgagactgtcacctgtctgtctgtcctgcactctctctctgtttctttctctctgattgtggaataaaagtatgaacatgtatttataagttacacttgtgtttgaatcctgcagcttatcacacatttgatttccatgtgtgacaactgcaagtgtccagagtgaggacagactgagggacccactgctgcacatcatctgtgaggctttgcacccctgatgatccaccaggacaaactcagcagtgtgtgaggaagagtaggaggaagagccagcagcagctgacagatggagagaatagacagactgttccctgtttgtgaaggactgctaggaaagtttaaaataactaattgtctgtcctgaatcagtcttattaggtaatgttcaaataatgttatcatcccagtgttttcagtgtgggagaaagtactcagggccttcaagttacacactatgaaaggcagcaacaagtttcatattcagaaacctaaagtatgtatcagcagcagaatggagctaaaaataaatgtttgtttcagttctatgaagctttgagtattttggattagtagcactgctgtgtttgttgcatcatattgctgtaattgtttatatgctttatatattctgagctaagttgatctatagtgttacatcatattctataaggatgttatgtgtttgtagactttctgcccagtttgacccatttagcagaagtcagcctgtttaaggctctgatatctattctgtatgacttaaagcagttatgacatgctctgattttctcacccaataaaggaatatttcatatatcagtctgatcttcattctatcagaaacagttatcacagctcgtacattttctttttacacatatatgtaagcattgagccaaatttagtaatgccaacatattaaacatagGAAGTGTCACACCATCGGTGTGacacttcctctttttttcttcttctctgttttttgcAGAGCACCAAGTGTTCACCAAACCCCTGCTGCTCTTTTGAGACGCTCGCtgtgacagagaggaggaggaggagaagaaaagaCTCCCATCAGCCACCTGTCTGCTAATGGACAGAGCACAGAGGACACTGTGAAAGGGGCGGGGTTTCAGTTTGATGTCAATAGGTGAAATGTGACCTCACGAGGAAGCTCCGCCCCACTGGATCTGCTCCTGTGACTAATGTGGAACTGGGTGTGAACTGTTACCTGAAAGGGGCGGAGTCACAGCTGGACATGTCTGATGTTtggaaaactttatttaaactttgATGGTGACACAGGTGCGCTCCGGTCTTAACGAGCTTAACAAGGCAGCCGTCCCACTCTGCTGTCatttattcaactttattttgttcactgttgtttgtttttggtttctatgagttaaaaaatataaatgaatcaGTGACGAATCAGTTTTTTGTCATTAACCACACAGAGCCAGGAACTCTGCTTTTGTTTCACTGCAGGAAGCTGATGTTATTGATTATTGATTTTGGTCCGGAATGAGTCTTTGGCTGAAATGTTGTTTCTGATCCACCTGctgccgaccaatcacagggattcctcctgctcctgcagcCTGATTGGCTGTGTCAGCGTCTGTAACATTTTACCTTGATGAAATAAATGATGAATCTTCATAGCTGTCGTGTCCCTGCGTCCTGCTGTGACTGAAACACAGAACCAGCCCGGGTCAGCACTGACAGCCTCGTGGGTCCAAACGATGCTCCACAGagaggtgatgatgatgatgaaggtcaGAGGGAGGATGATGAAGGAACACGCTCAAACAGCTCGCTTACCTGGAACCAATAACATGATTATAACTAAGAACACTAACTCTTatagtgacctttgacccttgATTACCTCAGCTGCTGAACATGACGCGTGTTTGTTTTCCTGTTACAGACAAACCACGCTGCTTTTACAAACTCAGCATTTCCTGTTTGTCTCAAAGTAAAGGACCGCCATTCCACTTGAAGAAAAGCCTTTCAACTTTGCAGAGCCTTTATTTTGAAACCTTTTTGTGTCACCTGTAGTTACCTGGGACTGCTGACAGTCCGCCCGGCCCTGAGAGGAGCCTCAGCTCAGCTGCTGAAGCTGCAGGTGCAGCACAGCTGGACAGATGGGGACAGACCACCAAGACCTTCATGTTCAGATGGATGATTACAGATATTCCTCCACCTGAatttacctgtgacctctgaaaGCATCCAGCAAAGAGCTGAGAACCCGTGTTCTCCTTTATCCTGATGGAAGCACGGCGCTCCTGTCGGGTCAGGGACAAACTTTAAGGTCAAACTACCGGAACGCTTGAACAATTGGCACAGTCGAAACTCTGCTTTTCACTGTTATTAGGGTCATTACGGTAATGCCAGGCAGGCCAACACCTCCAAACCTCAGCAAATAtaacagaaaacaacagaaacacagtAAAAACCACAAATATGTGATGAAAGGTGTGTTTCCTGTAGAGCATCACACGCACGCTCTGTTCTCCGAGCCAGCCTTCGTCCCAGGCTGCTGCGACACCATCAGTATTTATGCACACGTGTGTAAAACAGTGCTATGTGTGCTCAGATTGTTTCGTCGTGTAGATTGATGATGACCATCCCGACCCTTGCTCCAATAAGTGGACCTCTTTAAGTCTGACTTGAATGTCTCTGCTGTGAGGGTTAGACTGCACTAACCTCCCCACAGTGAGTGGCTTTGACACTTCCTGTGGAAGCACatctttcaattcaattcaattttatttttatagcaccaaatcacaaaaacagtcgcctcaaggtgctttatattgtaaggcagaccctacaataatacatacagagacaacccaacaatcacatgacccccccTATGAGCGAggactttggcgacagtgggaaggaaaaactcccttttaacaggaagaaacctccggcagaaccaggctcagggaggggcggggccatctgctgcgaccggttgggatgagagaaggaagacaggataaagacatgctgtggaagagagacagagatataGAGAGAGATCTTCATCATCACTCTGAGGACAGACCTCTGTGAGAGTGCTGGCTGTCATGAGTCTGGTTTTATGGGGACATTCTGCCCAGCTGAGCCTCAGGATCAGAGAGCTGAGAAAGCATGATGTAAAGGAGGGACCCCATGAAGGCCAAAACccagcaggtgtgtgtgtgagatggtgGCATCTATTGTGTCATGACATTAACCTGCTGTGATTTGACCCATTTCCACTCGCTAACACATATACCTTGTTGCCATGGCGACAAAGTGAAATAAATGAGGACAGTGggtcagctctcacacacacacacacacacctgcactgTGTGAATCACTGTGAAGCTCCACAGTTCACCCTGTTTGAACTTCCTGCTCGTCTGTTTACAGAAAACCTCCTGAAGCAGATCTGAGGTCTGAGCAGTTAAAGGAACACGCTGGTCCTGATTGGCTGATCAGACGGCAGCTCAGAGGGCGAGGGCTTAACGAGCAGCTGATTGATcattaaattaaagctgaatcAAAGTTGGAAATAAACTTGAAATAAAGTCTGAAGTTTTCAGAATAAATCAGGTCATAAAAAAGTTCAATCAAAGACAAAGTTCCTCTTTGATGTTCACACAACCATTTCTTGTCAGAGCTGCGTGTGGGCGGAGCTGCGAGGCCTCATTAGCTCCTTAGAAGCACGCACATCCATATTCATCACTCCAGCCGTCCATCACACTATCAGGGTAAATAGCTGCTCTCGTTAGCCTCTCTGATGCTAATCTGGGGACGAACTCGTCCGAGagccaaacaaacaacaacaaagagttTGATCTCTTAACGAGCTGCTGCGCATAACGAGCTTAACGAGTCCTGTAAAGATGGAGGACGCTTAATGAGATCAACAAAGAAACAAGCTGTtatcacacacacgcacagctcAGAGCAGGTCTGATGACCTCATTAAACAAACAGTTCCTGTGGATCTGtgatgtgacctctgacctctgacactcAGCAGATGTGGACGTAAACGGCTGCTGCTCATCCAGACTTGAGTGAGCGCTTTCTGTCCAACATCTACCACAGCCAATCAGTGTTTGTGATGTCATCATTCCAGTTTACCTGTGAGTGTACGCAGGCAAACACAGCTTTACTTTAAATGGAAAATTAGATTAGCTTCTTAGATTAGCACGTTTAGCGTTAGCACATTTAGTGAGTCTGCCAGCTGTGAGCCCAGAGGACACATGGGATTTCTATCCTCTGATTGGCTAAAATCAGCTGAAGCTAGAACTATGGTGATGAGGACCACCAGGGGGCAACACTGCTGAGCTTCTTCACTCATTTctgaataaaaatgttattaaatGTCGTTCTTTGTATTCTTTACGGCAAAGAACGACACGGCTCAAAGTGGTCTAActcaaaaaatgatctttaattttacatatCCCGGGACATGGATACAAGCAGGCTCACAGACACGCCAAGTCTCAAGCAAAAACAGAAAGCCAGGTTATTTATATAGACGTCACACACACTTTAAGTTTCAAACACTGCTTAGTTTCAGTTTCTGCCTGCAGTTACCAtgctctgcaaaagcatgcagtttcctgtcagtaCTTTTGGCATAGACTGTACTAAGAGTTGGGCCTCTCttatatataaaacaatataatcagcaaataagcattaaaaaatatgtatttaaatCTCAACAATGTAAATATTGTTCATCAATAAGAGCTGATTGGTTAACAGGTTTCGACTGATGAGTTGTTAGCCAATGAGACAGCAGAGTGAAGTTTGCTCTGAGCGGCCATCTTTGTCACTCATGTGGGcgtctattttattttattttatgccaGATATCAAATATCATAAACTTCCTGTTCACAGATATCAGTGACAAACTCAGGCTGCGAGGTCACGACGTCACACACGTTAAACTTATGATAGTAATCACTCAGTCTGTTCCTGGCCCCGCCCACTGCAGCTCCATGGATACAGCTGATCAGCACACCATCCTCCTGATTGACCGTCTTTATAGAGAGACAGTGATCACAGCAACTGATTGGATGTTTTTATTCTCACAACACAAACTGATTAATAACAACAGGTAATCAATAACAATACACACTTATCAGGgtcagtgacctctgacctcacagcGTCTCTGTACAGTTACATGTTTCTAAACTAACATGAAGCCGATCGATGCAGCTGCTGTGTCTGCGGGGCGTCTTCAGTATTTTGGTCTCTTCACGTCGAccctgaaaaaataaaagcaaagtttAGCATCCTTTATGTCATACATAAGGTCACTGCtgccttctgattggctgacacAGTGATAAACGAGGAGCTGAGAACAAACAGGAAGCAGTTACCCGTCAGCCtccatcttcttcctcttctcgaTGATCTGAAACCAAAACAGCTGCTTCAGCGCCGTGTTTGATTAGTTTACAgcgtgtgtatgtctgtgttcactctgcctgtgtgtgtgtgtgtgtgtgtgtgtgtgtgtgtgtgtgtgtgtctctcaccGCGCTGATCTTCTTCCACTGGCGGTCGAGCTCTGCCTTCTCATTGGTCTCTTTGAAGCGTCGCGTCTTCCTGCCTTCAGACATCTTGATGCCGTACTGGAAGGCAgccctgcagacacacacacagagtgaatacacacacacagacacacacacacacacacaggatcagcTGCCTGTCAGTCAGAGCTGAGGGAACAGGAACACGTACTTGGGCAGCGCCTCCTTGTTGTTCATGTAATCTGAGTACTCCTCCTGAGTGTCGAAGTCCCAGCGGCCCAGAGGACCCTTCTTATTGCCCTGgaacgaacacacacacacacacacacacacacacacacacagataagcATCATGTTACTGTCTGAAAATGAGCTGCAGTGCAT from Oreochromis niloticus isolate F11D_XX linkage group LG10, O_niloticus_UMD_NMBU, whole genome shotgun sequence includes the following:
- the LOC100711881 gene encoding dachshund homolog 2 isoform X2 translates to MAGSSTRTSSPHADPVLHSDPPHSASVLAGSPRLPDALRSGSVAHADCRMVDVHGVQVASFTVDGAELVCLPQVFQLFLKHLVGGLHTVYTKLKRLRISPVVCTVEQVRVLRGLGAIQPGVNRCKLISRPDFETLYQDCTCASSRPGRPPKRTPGVASMTDGSRLLPRSLLSPTLLSQTGLTAAAAMAEVLRLQKMRMMMRFHGSSVQQRHHIRAESENEDTGGSEASWEKEQQLLSPPPSVVAPSAGSTSLHFKTLQQQSSLLANRLSDLPFMVMPHPILPVGLPPANVAMTMNQMSQLSDLANMAVVSQVHTEESKESPLGSPSPTPSDDELHPQAPTSQSPSRASSSSSSSPLPPAHTPDLDGEPGSIKQALKEKEDSLLSLPLIKPTYDKLALTSQSLSIKHTNPTFAPFLFAEGLSSMETLLTNVQGLLKVAVESARSQDKQNQQERKELKLELERERDARQTLQRQLSSELHTRGETGHTVSIQRRLKKEKKAKRKLQEALESRRREQVERALKHSDGLTDAVTPESELENTHQENAAAHEHQVFTKPLLLF
- the LOC100711881 gene encoding dachshund homolog 2 isoform X3, which encodes MAGSSTRTSSPHADPVLHSDPPHSASVLAGSPRLPDALRSGSVAHADCRMVDVHGVQVASFTVDGAELVCLPQVFQLFLKHLVGGLHTVYTKLKRLRISPVVCTVEQVRVLRGLGAIQPGVNRCKLISRPDFETLYQDCTCASSRPGRPPKRTPGVASMTDGSRLLPRSLLSPTLLSQTGLTAAAAMAEVLRLQKMRMMMRFHGSSVQQRHHIRAESENEDTAGGSEASWEKEQQLLSPPPSVVAPSAGSTSLHFKTLQQQSSLLANRLSDLPFMVMPHPILPVGLPPANVAMTMNQMSQLSDLANMAVVSQVHTEESKESPLGSPSPTPSDDELHPQAPTSQSPSRASSSSSSSPLPPAHTPDLDGEPGSIKQALKEKEDSLLSLPLIKPTYDKLALTSQSLSIKHTNPTFAPFLFAEGLSSMETLLTNVQGLLKVAVESARSQDKQNQQERKELKLELERERDARQTLQRQLSSELHTRVSIQRRLKKEKKAKRKLQEALESRRREQVERALKHSDGLTDAVTPESELENTHQENAAAHEHQVFTKPLLLF
- the LOC100711881 gene encoding dachshund homolog 2 isoform X1; its protein translation is MAGSSTRTSSPHADPVLHSDPPHSASVLAGSPRLPDALRSGSVAHADCRMVDVHGVQVASFTVDGAELVCLPQVFQLFLKHLVGGLHTVYTKLKRLRISPVVCTVEQVRVLRGLGAIQPGVNRCKLISRPDFETLYQDCTCASSRPGRPPKRTPGVASMTDGSRLLPRSLLSPTLLSQTGLTAAAAMAEVLRLQKMRMMMRFHGSSVQQRHHIRAESENEDTAGGSEASWEKEQQLLSPPPSVVAPSAGSTSLHFKTLQQQSSLLANRLSDLPFMVMPHPILPVGLPPANVAMTMNQMSQLSDLANMAVVSQVHTEESKESPLGSPSPTPSDDELHPQAPTSQSPSRASSSSSSSPLPPAHTPDLDGEPGSIKQALKEKEDSLLSLPLIKPTYDKLALTSQSLSIKHTNPTFAPFLFAEGLSSMETLLTNVQGLLKVAVESARSQDKQNQQERKELKLELERERDARQTLQRQLSSELHTRGETGHTVSIQRRLKKEKKAKRKLQEALESRRREQVERALKHSDGLTDAVTPESELENTHQENAAAHEHQVFTKPLLLF